The Pseudofrankia sp. DC12 region GGAACAGCTCGGCGGGCCGGCCGCCGTCCACGCGGCTGGTCTGACCGGTAGGCACCAGGAACCCGGCCGACGAGGTCACCTTCCGGTGGAAGTTGCGCGGGTCCAGCCGGGTGTCCCAGACGAGCTCGTAGACCCGGCGCAGCTGGGCGACGGTGAACTCCGGCGGGCAGAACGCCGTGGCCACGGGGCTGTACTCGATCTTCGACCGGGCCCGCTCGACCCCGTCTCGAAGGATCTCCAGATGGTCGAACGCCAGTGCGCTGGGCTGTGCGCCAGTGAGCGGTGCCTCGGCGAGCAGGGGGCCGACCGGGGCCCAGCGGCTGGCGGCCGCGTCGGTACCGGCTACCGGGTCGGGCAGGTCGGGCGCGAGCGCCAGGAACGCCACCGACACCACCCGGCCACGCGGGTCGCGGCCCGGGTCGCCATAGGTCGCGAGCTGCTCCAGGTGGCCGGGCTGTCGGCGGACCCCCGTCTCCTCGGCGAGCTCGCGGGTCGCGGCGTCACGCAGTGCCTCATGCAAGCCGACGAACCCCCCGGGCAGCGCCAGTTCGCCGGCGAACGGCGGGTAGGCGCGCCGGACCAGCAGGGCGCACAGCGCGTCGTCCCGGAGTGTCAGCACGACGAGGTCGACCGCCAACACCACCGGCGCCGGTGGCTCCACTGTCATGGACCCGACCCTACCGCCTCATCTCGTCACCTTGACGATAACGGACATATCCGGCTATCGTCGTGATGACGAAAAGAGGTGACCGCATGGCCGACATCAGCCGGCGACCGTTGCTCAACCACCTGCGCGGCACGCCGACCACCTATGTGCGCTTCGTGCGCGGCGGCGCGGTGCGCCGGCAGGGCGTCGGGCAGTCGTTCTGGTACCGGCCGCGAACCGCCGTCCTGTCGGAGGTCCCGGTCGACGACCGGGAGCTGCCGCTGCTGTTCCACGCCCGCACCGCCGACTTCCAGGACGTCGCCGTCCAGGCGACGATCACCTACCGGGTCGCCGACCCGGCTCTCGCCGCCACCCGCCTGCCCTTCGACATCGACCCGGACCGCGGCAGCTGGCGGACCGGCGTGCTGGAGCAGGTCGCCGGCCTGATCACCGAGACCGCCCAGCAGTACGCCGCCGAGCTGATCGCCCGCGAGCCGCTGACCTGGGCACTGGTCGACGGCGTCGGGGCGGTCCGGGAGCGGGTCGGCGCCGGGCTCGTCGGCGACCCGCGGCTGGCCCAGACCGGGCTGGCCGTCGTCGGCGTGCGCGTGGTCGCGATCCGGCCCGAACCGGAGCTGGAGAAGGCGCTGCGGACCCCGACCCGGGAGCAGGTCCAGACCGACGCCGACCGCGCGACCTACAGCCGCCGGGCCCTCGCTGTCGAACAGGAACGCCGGATCGCCGAGAACGAGCTGCAGAACCAGATCGAGCTGGCCAAGCGCGAGGAGCAGCTCGTCATCCAGCGGGGCGCGAACGACCAGCGGCGAACGACGGAGGAGGCCGCCGTAGCGCGGATCGGCGCCGAGGCTGAAGGGGAGCGCAAGCGGCTGGCGGCGACGCTCGACGCGGAACGGGTGCGCACCGACGCCGCCGCGCGGGCCGATGCGCTGCGCGTCGTGGGTGCCGCCGAGGGCGCTGCCGAGGCAGCGAAGGTCGAGGCGCTGCGTG contains the following coding sequences:
- a CDS encoding SPFH domain-containing protein codes for the protein MADISRRPLLNHLRGTPTTYVRFVRGGAVRRQGVGQSFWYRPRTAVLSEVPVDDRELPLLFHARTADFQDVAVQATITYRVADPALAATRLPFDIDPDRGSWRTGVLEQVAGLITETAQQYAAELIAREPLTWALVDGVGAVRERVGAGLVGDPRLAQTGLAVVGVRVVAIRPEPELEKALRTPTREQVQTDADRATYSRRALAVEQERRIAENELQNQIELAKREEQLVIQRGANDQRRTTEEAAVARIGAEAEGERKRLAATLDAERVRTDAAARADALRVVGAAEGAAEAAKVEALRGLDQATLIVLAVRELAANLPEIGALTITPDLLTQAIGKLAGAAGPGGGVA